The sequence GATCCGAATGAAATCCAGCATTTGGGATTCCAATGGATTTATATTCGGGATTCAAAGTAATGACATTTCTCCCTTTTTAAATAATCGCAGTAACCATTCTTCACCGCATTCGCAAACGTAAAACGTCCTTCCCGTTGCCTGATCATGTCGTCCCAGTTGGAACTCTCCTGGCCAGCGGAATCGCAGCATGTTATCTTTCGAGAACTTGGAACCCACTATAACCGTCAAGGGCGCTACCGGGTGGCCACTACCAATTTTAACAAAGCCGTTCAAGCCAATCCgtacgccgtcgattgccactACCGGAAGAGTGTGGCCCAGTTCCGGAACTCCGACCTGGACGATGCCCTGCGCAGTGCTCGCGATGGACTTGCGGTGGAACGGGACGAGTTGGATCCCCGGGGGGAAGATTTTCCCTGTTCGCTGCAGGAATGCCGGACGGTGTTCGAGCTGGATCAGTTCGAGGAGCATGTTAAGGTAACGTCGAATCGGAGCAAGCACTTCGAAGGGCACCGGTTGAATGATATGCAAGCGGAGTTGCGGTTGGCCTTTCGCAATTATGAGAATGTTCTGGGAAAGCGTGCCGGGCCTTGTTTGTATCAGCAAAGAAGCAGGCTGAAGATAAACAAGGAAGAGCAGAAGATGGAGGGTCCCGACGGTAAGAAGGAATGCGATGTCTTAAGCGTGGTGGAAATGATTGTGAAGGAACCGCACGTAAGGGATGTGAAGAGAAAGGAAAAGAATCTCAGAATGCTGGGTCAGGTGTATCTGAACCACGGTTGGAAGGATTTGGAGTTCTTGAGCTCGTTGAGGAAAGGAGGGGTTTGGGAGAAGGTGGTGAATCTCGCCGAAGCGGAGGAGAGTTCGAAGGTTTTGTCGGGTAAGATCGATCAGTGTTACAAGCGAGTTGACGCTGGATTGCGCAGTCTTCAGGCAAGAACTCCCTTCTATACATACCGCCGGAATAGATTCAGATGTACAGAGAAATCTGATGCTTATTTGTTGGATGACATGTTCAAGATTCGATATAAAACGTATAGAGACGTGCACAACCAGTTGGATCGCATGCACGAACTACGTGACCAGGGAGACTTAAAACAATTACTAGCGTATGCGAACGATGTCCTGTGGTTTTACTATCAGACCAAAACAGAACGAGTATTTCCGGACCGGTACAAGTTCGTGAATGAAGTTTGTAACCTGATTGGTTTGGCAATAATAGACAGCTTTCAAATTCCGCCGACGCTAATGGACGAGCGTTTGAAGGACCGCTTGACAATTCTGTTCAATCTCAAACCGACAAAGGATGAAGAAGATGTCGTGATACCAATTTTTGGCGACAAATCAACCTACCGTGACCCAGCTGCTCCGGATTATGGCTACATTTCTTACAAGTTGAGTCATGTAGGGTGGACTACATTTCTCTATTTATGATTGTTTATAATTTTCAGAAACAAATTAACAGTCCTGGAGAAACGCGTTCCCTACTCGCGTTATGCAATCGAAAGAGCTTTCTTGTACCACGAGATGTGTCGACA comes from Armigeres subalbatus isolate Guangzhou_Male chromosome 2, GZ_Asu_2, whole genome shotgun sequence and encodes:
- the LOC134213547 gene encoding uncharacterized protein LOC134213547: MSSQLELSWPAESQHVIFRELGTHYNRQGRYRVATTNFNKAVQANPYAVDCHYRKSVAQFRNSDLDDALRSARDGLAVERDELDPRGEDFPCSLQECRTVFELDQFEEHVKVTSNRSKHFEGHRLNDMQAELRLAFRNYENVLGKRAGPCLYQQRSRLKINKEEQKMEGPDGKKECDVLSVVEMIVKEPHVRDVKRKEKNLRMLGQVYLNHGWKDLEFLSSLRKGGVWEKVVNLAEAEESSKVLSGKIDQCYKRVDAGLRSLQARTPFYTYRRNRFRCTEKSDAYLLDDMFKIRYKTYRDVHNQLDRMHELRDQGDLKQLLAYANDVLWFYYQTKTERVFPDRYKFVNEVCNLIGLAIIDSFQIPPTLMDERLKDRLTILFNLKPTKDEEDVVIPIFGDKSTYRDPAAPDYGYISYKNKLTVLEKRVPYSRYAIERAFLYHEMCRHHLEASKLDETRIMARRVIEEATQSGSNLWKFLGVLAIVRADCTQLNLEKLVDSLEEASDAVLALEDERLDHVIQVAKIINNKLMAQKMEQRTSVEIKRTKLD